One Patescibacteria group bacterium DNA segment encodes these proteins:
- a CDS encoding orotidine 5'-phosphate decarboxylase / HUMPS family protein has product MVRKSANRLSPKKRYLQVALNGTLEDAHEIINSLPKSDRIIVEAGTPLIKRYGEYGIRKIRNWYEAHLSGQILVPVTMANVSANSVLSTLFQSAFIGTATVQKSTPQTIQKDEIFPYIVADLKTMDRGETEVEIAARGGASAAIALGSAPIETLNSFVEKCEEHGLDAMIDMMNVEFPLSVLRALKKVPPVVIIHRGVDEEKFNREKQIPLHEIRRIKGNYNIMISIAGGDTLREVQRSFFNDADIVVIWKSVLQKTDDTVALIEGFLKEIK; this is encoded by the coding sequence ATGGTGCGCAAATCAGCAAATAGACTGAGTCCGAAAAAACGCTACTTACAGGTGGCGTTGAATGGCACGCTTGAAGACGCCCACGAGATAATCAACAGTTTACCAAAAAGCGACAGAATTATTGTTGAAGCGGGAACACCGCTTATCAAAAGATATGGTGAGTACGGGATTCGCAAAATTCGTAATTGGTATGAAGCGCACTTGTCAGGGCAAATTTTAGTACCTGTGACTATGGCTAATGTATCGGCGAATTCCGTACTCTCGACATTGTTTCAATCAGCATTTATTGGAACAGCAACCGTTCAAAAATCGACTCCTCAAACCATACAAAAAGATGAAATTTTCCCTTACATAGTTGCCGATTTGAAAACAATGGATAGAGGCGAGACAGAAGTTGAAATAGCCGCACGAGGCGGAGCGAGCGCGGCTATTGCTTTAGGAAGTGCACCAATAGAAACTCTCAATTCATTTGTGGAAAAATGCGAGGAGCACGGACTGGACGCGATGATTGACATGATGAATGTCGAATTTCCTTTGTCAGTTTTGCGTGCGTTAAAAAAAGTTCCTCCCGTCGTTATTATCCACCGAGGTGTAGACGAGGAAAAGTTTAATCGGGAAAAACAAATTCCTTTACACGAAATCCGTCGTATAAAGGGCAACTACAATATTATGATCTCAATCGCGGGAGGTGATACGCTCCGCGAGGTCCAACGGTCATTTTTTAATGACGCAGATATTGTTGTGATTTGGAAATCAGTACTTCAAAAGACGGACGACACTGTCGCCCTCATCGAAGGATTTTTGAAAGAAATCAAATAA